A genomic region of Pyramidobacter porci contains the following coding sequences:
- a CDS encoding polyphenol oxidase family protein — protein MDGCKSFTIAPHCGFYDYPLPPRAPFHVRISLKGVRAQDEIERLAARAPFVLLSQVHGTRVLSADRALRYPGKDRADGLLIAPGDAACGLRFGDCAPVLILSLGMKPWILALHSGFRGTLKNICASGMALAREKFGSAAPQDLYAWVGPCISGTCYSRRMDDPSTAEALKIFDPEAVRVSAEYALIDLKKQIASQLREQGVPAERIFLESQCTCCQTDLFYSHRRSTRENDPRMLLTIQTERPQKSECT, from the coding sequence ATGGATGGCTGTAAATCTTTTACGATCGCGCCGCATTGCGGTTTTTACGATTATCCGCTGCCGCCGCGGGCTCCCTTTCATGTGCGGATCTCCTTGAAAGGCGTCCGCGCGCAGGACGAGATCGAGCGCCTGGCGGCGCGTGCCCCGTTTGTCCTGCTCAGCCAGGTTCACGGCACGCGCGTTCTCTCCGCAGACCGGGCGCTCCGCTATCCCGGGAAAGATCGGGCCGACGGTCTGCTGATCGCACCCGGAGATGCGGCCTGCGGACTGCGCTTCGGAGACTGCGCGCCGGTGCTGATCCTGTCCTTGGGGATGAAGCCGTGGATTCTGGCGTTGCATTCCGGCTTCAGGGGAACTTTGAAAAATATCTGCGCTTCGGGAATGGCGCTGGCCCGCGAAAAATTTGGCAGCGCCGCTCCGCAGGACCTTTATGCGTGGGTGGGGCCGTGTATTTCCGGAACGTGCTACAGCCGCCGCATGGACGATCCTTCTACGGCCGAAGCTCTGAAAATCTTTGATCCGGAGGCCGTCCGCGTTTCGGCCGAATACGCGCTGATCGACCTGAAAAAACAGATCGCCAGCCAGCTGCGGGAACAGGGCGTTCCTGCCGAACGCATTTTCCTCGAATCCCAGTGCACATGCTGCCAAACCGATCTGTTCTACTCCCACAGACGCTCCACTCGAGAAAACGACCCGCGAATGCTTCTTACAATACAGACTGAAAGGCCACAAAAATCGGAGTGTACGTGA
- a CDS encoding Gfo/Idh/MocA family protein, with the protein MGSIRVGVIGVGHLGRIHARIYKELMGAKLVGVVDSSLSAAEEIGAQYGVPAYTDVDRFVGEQSPEAISVVVPTVAHFDVASRLARQGIHLLIEKPVTSTVEQASALLDIARDNGIVLQVGHVERFNSAIRYLDGEIRNDPLCIQSRRQGPFSSRIGDVGVVLDLMIHDIDIVLSLVKSEIAAINAMGRKIRTNHEDLAVAQIAFESGAVADIQVSRVAERRLRQMDVMCRDKYYSVNFETQDVMVHHAPQTSAAGSLIEVIEHPLLPKGEPLKQELQHFMTCVREGRQPLVGISDGKRALQVAVDILKQIHFQD; encoded by the coding sequence GTGGGGAGCATCCGAGTTGGCGTCATCGGAGTAGGACATCTTGGCCGTATCCACGCGCGCATATACAAAGAACTGATGGGAGCAAAGCTGGTTGGCGTCGTTGACAGTTCTCTCTCAGCCGCAGAGGAGATTGGAGCGCAGTATGGCGTGCCGGCCTATACCGACGTGGACCGTTTCGTTGGCGAACAGAGCCCCGAAGCGATCAGCGTTGTCGTGCCGACCGTTGCTCATTTTGACGTGGCCAGCCGTCTGGCCCGACAGGGGATTCACCTGCTGATCGAGAAACCGGTAACGAGCACTGTGGAGCAGGCCTCGGCGCTTTTGGATATCGCCCGGGACAACGGCATCGTTCTCCAGGTCGGGCACGTGGAACGGTTTAACAGCGCGATTCGTTATCTTGACGGCGAGATCAGAAACGATCCGCTCTGCATACAGTCACGCCGCCAGGGCCCCTTTTCGTCGCGGATCGGCGACGTGGGGGTCGTGCTCGATCTGATGATTCACGACATCGATATTGTGCTTTCGCTTGTCAAATCCGAAATTGCGGCGATCAACGCGATGGGCCGCAAGATCCGCACGAATCACGAAGATCTTGCCGTCGCTCAGATCGCTTTCGAGTCGGGAGCGGTCGCCGACATTCAGGTAAGCCGGGTGGCGGAGCGCCGCCTGCGCCAGATGGATGTGATGTGCCGCGACAAGTACTATTCCGTGAACTTTGAAACCCAGGACGTAATGGTTCATCACGCGCCGCAGACGTCGGCCGCCGGGAGTTTGATCGAAGTGATCGAGCATCCTCTGCTGCCGAAAGGGGAGCCGCTCAAGCAGGAGCTTCAGCACTTCATGACCTGCGTGCGCGAGGGGCGCCAGCCTCTGGTCGGGATTTCGGACGGCAAGCGGGCGCTCCAGGTGGCTGTGGACATATTGAAACAGATTCATTTTCAGGATTGA